A stretch of the Theileria equi strain WA chromosome 1, complete sequence genome encodes the following:
- a CDS encoding hypothetical protein (encoded by transcript BEWA_030110A) has translation MGSNFEALAGHGEIKYEDELDTFADDNLSLKNALIIHNMTVLADCGITLDLNEAIGKFGNAIYEPKDFNCLRLDVRVKREYDAYSRLSNSKGFKDIESVSVVEATRLSNLPTRMRNAHFNNIESCSIHRGCYGDRAQTSSKNHFDVYTSLKVSVFSNGKLSVTGARSLLSASVALEKVCRAIRRRINTRAKLRNITCTNMLVVYNFSHHVVLQLFEKACKGSIYDPNRFSGVRVKIPIKSLPIYYTLLQVFRLCSFKGKYTEEENDPEEEDEFADSETYTSDDEPSIPVMLPTFIPEPKIGKLKTLTKSGMQRFVTDSTISQKRKVHKSAIEFNPMLAKKQKSHSTKSKVAASPVVSIWSGNVDLLEGGENAARVDKEALKHQKGEIVTANVFTSGNITFTGARSIDSIQFALSFIYPFLCQAKARDL, from the exons ATGGGATCGAATTTCGAGGCACTGGCTGGTCATGGCGAGATtaaatatgaagatgaGCTCGACACATTTGCAGATGACAACCTGTCGCTCAAGAATGCTCTGATCATTCACAACATGACGGTTCTGGCCGATTGCGGCATTACCTTGGACCTGAATGAAGCTATCGGCAAGTTTGGCAATGCGATTTACGAACCAAAGGATTTCAATTGTCTCAGACTAGATGTCAGAGTGAAAAGGGAGTATGACGCCTATTCACGTTTGTCCAACTCCAAAGGTTTCAAGGACATCGAATCTGTCTCCGTAGTTGAGGCCACCAGGCTCTCAAATCTGCCCACCCGCATGAGGAACGCCCACTTTAACAACATAGAAAGCTGCAGCATCCACAGGGGATGCTATGGCGACCGCGCTCAGACGAGTTCCAAGAATCACTTTG ACGTTTATACATCGCTAAAGGTATCGGTATTCTCGAATGGAAAGCTCTCGGTGACTGGCGCTCGTAGTCTACTCTCTGCATCTGTTGCGCTGGAAAAGGTTTGCAGGGCCATTAGGAGGAGAATAAACACCAGGGCAAAGCTACGAAACATTACATGCACAAACATGCTGGTTGTGTACAACTTTTCTCATCACGTGGTCCTACAACTATTTGAAAAGGCATGCAAAGGTTCAATTTATGACCCGAACAGATTCTCTGGCGTGAGGGTAAAGATACCAATAAAGTCCCTGCCAATCTACTATACACTGCTCCAAGTGTTTAGACTCTGTAGCTTCAAGGGAAAATACACGGAGGAAGAAAACGACCCAGAGGAAGAGGACGAATTTGCGGATTCAGAAACATACACCAGTGACGACGAACCCTCCATTCCAGTCATGCTTCCAACTTTTATTCCAGAACCTAAAATTGGTAAATTAAAGACATTGACAAAATCCGGCATGCAAAGATTCGTGACTGATTCGACAATTTCACAGAAACGAAAG GTCCACAAGAGCGCGATTGAGTTCAATCCGATGCTCGCAAAGAAACAGAAATCGCATAGTACAAAGAGCAAGGTAGCAGCGTCTCCGGTTGTAAGTATTTGGAGCGGAAATGTTGACTTGTTGGAGGGAGGGGAGAATGCCGCTCGTGTAGACAAGGAAGCCCTAAAACACCAAAAGGGCGAAA
- a CDS encoding hypothetical protein (encoded by transcript BEWA_030130A), protein MASEGVIIDFSQNKNANGGLTTTYYDSTGSSKTITITRSEEPLGSNFYKYTHSEANGQPFLLKAIQGDDGKHTSGIPMNNSVSSVSAYYWKYDNGDSGLPTKALMVKVVETGKTTYYRKSNSDKDWIGPLGANSTPPLINGDLERTLDDLVCSTYNEVIVDLSKSVSFSISTGHKKPYCCRCHGKDKGGSDQQKITVERKNVSCTHKNSVTICKHSIDGNYKLANIRYYLNGPPDTYTNDPSRRRRIKSRKLQFPMDGVKAVYAFYCNHNPVLIYVKGDRQNKWYQKPASNGATDEHWTEVELSGITPSNFSKLECEKYNKLIEALGSAGCGSLPKCTVPPPLPPPLPAQSGQTAATQAQPLSPATAAKAPEKPAEAQTQLPDSEPTSDSPPPKGAKESAPGEGTSEPLPPEKSAVVAVPAATMTLGSISGISSATVVSGSLTGFGWWMFKRSKGDPWGIHVHPMENYEQTTM, encoded by the coding sequence ATGGCTAGTGAAGGAGTGATTATTGATTTCTCACAAaataaaaatgcaaatgGAGGTCTTACTACAACTTATTATGATTCTACCGGAAGTAGTAAGACCATTACTATTACAAgatctgaagaacctctTGGATCTAACTTCTACAAGTACACTCATTCTGAAGCAAATGGACAACCATTCTTACTAAAGGCAATCCAAGGTGATGATGGCAAGCATACTAGCGGGATTCCTATGAACAATAGCGTCTCATCTGTttctgcttattactggaagtATGATAATGGTGATAGTGGTCTACCTACAAAGGCTCTTATGGTTAAAGTAGTAGAAACTGGAAAGACGACATACTATAGAAAGAGTAATAGTGATAAAGATTGGATTGGTCCACTTGGCGCTAACTCTACACCTCCGCTCATCAATGGTGATCTTGAAAGGACACTTGACGACCTAGTTTGTTCGACCTATAATGAAGTTATAGTAGACCTTAGTAAGAGTGTGTCCTTTAGTATATCCACAGGCCATAAAAAGCCATATTGTTGCCGTTGTCATGGTAAAGACAAGGGTGGTAGTGATCAGCAGAAGATCACTGTTGAGCGAAAGAATGTTTCTTGTACACATAAAAACTCTGTTACTATTTGCAAACATTCCATTGACGGTAATTATAAGCTTGCAAATATAAGGTACTACCTCAATGGTCCTCCTGACACTTATACTAATGATCCCAGTAGaagaagacgtataaagtCCAGAAAGTTACAGTTTCCCATGGATGGTGTAAAGGCTGTTTATGCTTTCTACTGCAATCACAATCCAGTTCTTATTTATGTTAAAGGAGATAGGCAAAACAAGTGGTATCAGAAGCCTGCTAGTAATGGTGCTACAGATGAACACTGGACCGAAGTTGAGCTCAGTGGCATAACACCCAGCAATTTCAGTAAACTTGAAtgtgaaaaatataacaaactTATTGAGGCACTAGGAAGTGCTGGATGTGGAAGCTTGCCAAAATGTACTGTTCCTCCTCCACTGCCACCACCTCTTCCTGCTCAATCTGGCCAAACTGCTGCTACTCAAGCTCAACCTCTTTCTCCTGCTACTGCTGCTAAGGCTCCTGAAAAACCTGCTGAAGCTCAAACTCAACTTCCTGATTCTGAACCTACTTCTGATTCTCCTCCTCCTAAAGGTGCTAAAGAATCTGCTCCTGGAGAAGGTACTTCTGAACCCCTTCCTCCTGAAAAATCCGCTGTTGTTGCCGTTCCTGCTGCTACTATGACTTTAGGATCAATATCTGGCATATCCTCTGCTACTGTAGTTTCTGGctctcttactggatttggctggtggatgtttaaacgttctaaaggagatcccTGGGGTATACATGTACATCCCATGGAGAATTATGAACAAACTACCATGTAA
- a CDS encoding hypothetical protein (encoded by transcript BEWA_030120A), translated as MTNYINLGSFNTHFLMDSYPSSNENLAPLLTSLIESSLLFFKLPSQIKNKDLALQKLKLELVKLKQSDKLSEAQSRRRAQIQRAQRSERLKTYFFNTHQIINHRCGCKYGLSGFIRCKLDEVDCPHF; from the exons ATGacaaactacattaaccttgGCTCTTTCAACACTCATTTTCTTATGGACTCTTATCCTTCCAGTAACGAGAATCTG gctcctCTACTCacttcgctcatagagtcttcattactcttctttaagctccc ATCGCAAATAAAGAACAAGGACCTTGCGTTGCAGAAGCTAAAGCTGGAGTTGGTCAAGCTGAAGCAGTCGGACAAGTTGTCGGAGGCTCAGAGTAGGCGGAGAGCTCAG ATCCAGAGGGCTCAGCGTTCAGAGAGGCTAAAGACCTACTTTTTCAACACACATCAGATCATAAACCACAGATGTGGCTGCAAGTACGGCCTTTCCGGCTTTATCCGATGTAAACTAGATGAGGTCGATTGTCCACACTTTTGA